A genomic segment from Clarias gariepinus isolate MV-2021 ecotype Netherlands chromosome 11, CGAR_prim_01v2, whole genome shotgun sequence encodes:
- the rabggtb gene encoding geranylgeranyl transferase type-2 subunit beta gives MGTQIKDVVIKPDAPNTLLLEKHADYIAAYGSKKDDYEYTLSEYLRMSGIYWGLTVMDLMSQLHRMSRDEIIDFIKASQHDCGGISASVGHDPHLLYTLSAVQILTLYDSVKAIDVDKVVEYVRGLQQDDGSFAGDKWGEIDTRFSFCAVATLALLGRLDAVDVDKAVQFVLSCMNFDGGFGCRPGSESHAGQIYCCTGFLSITGQLHRVNADLLGWWLCERQLPSGGLNGRPEKLPDVCYSWWVLAALKIIGRIHWIDKAKLRTFILACQDEETGGFADRPGDMVDPFHTLFGVAGLSLLGDEQIKAVNPVFCMPEEVLQRISLQTDLIT, from the exons ATG gGCACTCAGATCAAAGATGTGGTGATTAAACCCGACGCTCCGAACACACTCCTCCTGGAGAAGCACGCGGACTACATCGCCGCCTACGGCTCCAAAAAAGACGACTAT gaGTACACCCTGTCGGAGTACCTGAGGATGAGTGGGATTTATTGGGGTCTGACGGTGATGGATTTGATGTCACAGCTGCACCGCATGAGCCGAGACGAGATCATCGACTTCATCAAAGCGTCGCAGCACGATTGTGGAGGCATCAGCGCCAGCGTGGGGCACGACCCCcacctactgtacacactgAGCGCCgtgcag ATCCTGACCCTGTACGACAGCGTGAAAGCGATCGATGTGGATAAAGTGGTGGAGTACGTGCGGGGACTGCAGCAGGACGACGGATCATTCGCAGGAGACAAATGgg GTGAGATCGATACAAGGTTCTCCTTCTGTGCCGTGGCTACACTCGCTCTGctg ggcaGGTTGGATGCAGTGGATGTGGATAAAGCGGTGCAGTTTGTTTTGTCCTGCATGAACTTTGATGGAGGATTCGGCTGCAGACCCGGCTCGGAGTCTCATGCTGGACag ATTTACTGTTGTACAGGTTTCCTCTCCATCACTGGGCAGCTCCACCGCGTGAACGCTGACCTGCTGGGGTGGtggctgtgtgagagacagcttcCGTCAGGAGGCCTGAACGGCCGACCCGAGaag CTGCCGGATGTGTGTTACTCATGGTGGGTTCTCGCTGCGCTGAAGATCATCGGCAGGATTCACTGGATCGATAAAGCCAAGCTGAGGACGTTTATCCTGGCGTGTCAGGACGAGGAGACCGGAGGATTCGCAGACCGACCCGGAGACATG gtggACCCGTTCCACACCCTGTTCGGTGTAGCCGGTCTCTCTCTACTGGGTGATGAACAGATCAAAGCGGTGAATCCGGTCTTCTGCATGCCGGAGGAGGTCCTGCAGAGAATCAGCCTACAGACAGACCTGATCACAtaa
- the LOC128533509 gene encoding E3 ubiquitin-protein ligase HECTD3-like, with product MSVGGDPHLLLGRIRFLNRCIECLRRSEPLPESLCFVPKEVCYKICRDSSCSSVSSSSSASTSAAGTGGIVLIPAWESPHQAPNKKSCKFTIEPKKGSCIRTSGEEYYNSHGLWVKITKEQMEQYRSGVDLEEGWILACKHTEGGTRLVPVEHPDSVTRQQQLFGFDYKPCNRWEEVVDAENCLHLGARPKITERDEAAVQKLRYIPPTWTFECDEDLVHYFYDHVGKEDENLGSVKQCVNNIDVSSCSKDPSGGAACLTDGDTETYWESDGMQGQHWIRLHMKRGTVVSKLLLRVDSTDDTYMPKRVTVYGGEGDNLKKYSDVTIEDNLIGEVCVLEDMTTHLPIIEIRIEECRDGGIDVRIRGLKIKSSCERDLGLNADVFKSSNLVRYPRLEGTPPDVLYRRMLVILRFITILDSLLPHLVPAWDYSLGTFSQIKNIKQFLLLSKRRSALIIQCLKDSESSKPSFMPRLYINRRLAMEHRDNPNLDPNCKHAVFTQVYEGLKPSDKYEKTLDYRWPARHDQWWECKFIAEGIIDQGGGFRDSLADMSEELCPSSAECPIPLPFFIRTSNQGAGEARDFYVPNPSCRDFQKFEWIGQLMGAALRGKDFLVLALPGLVWKQLIGETVSWNEDFPAVDSVLVKLLDAMEHMDKATFEFKFGQELVYSTPLSDGRLVELIPGGSSVVVRYEDRVEFTHLVQKARLEESREQLAAIQAGLMKVVPQAVLDLLTWQEVEKKVCGDPEITVEALKRLTRYEDLDQNDVRVQHMWEALTNFTNEDRSRFLRFVTGRSRLPAPIYIFPDKQGSETSDALPQSSTCSSTLYLPKYPSAKVCEEKLRYAAYNCVAIDTDMSPWEE from the exons ATGTCTGTGGGCGGCGATCCTCACCTCCTCCTGGGGAGAATTCGCTTCCTGAACCGGTGTATTGAGTGTTTGAGGAGGAGCGAGCCTCTACCGGAGAGTCTGTGCTTCGTGCCGAAGGAGGTCTGCTATAAGATCTGTAGAGACTCTTCATGCAGCTCGGTCTCCTCCTCTTCATCAGCCTCCACATCAGCTGCTGGAACAGGGGGGATTGTTCTCATCCCAGCCTGGGAAAGTCCACACCAGGCTCCGAACAAGAAATCCTGCAAGTTCACCATCGAGCCGAAGAAAGGGAGCTGTATCAGGACCTCGGGGGAGGAGTACTACAACAGCCATGGCCTGTGGGTCAAAATAACTAAG GAGCAGATGGAACAGTACCGCAGCGGTGTGGATCTAGAAGAGGGCTGGATCTTGGCGTGTAAACACACAGAAGGTGGGACGAGACTGGTTCCTGTGGAACATCCCGACTCAGTGACCAGACAGCAGCAGCTCTTCGGATTCGACTACAAACCCTGCAACAG GTGGGAGGAGGTGGTAGATGCAGAAAACTGTCTCCACCTCGGCGCTCGACCCAAAATCACAGAGAGAGACGAAGCTGCCGTGCAGAAACTCAG gtataTTCCTCCCACCTGGACGTTTGAGTGTGATGAGGATCTGGTTCATTATTTCTACGATCATGTTGGGAAAGAGGACGAGAACCTGGGCAGTGTCAAGCAGTGTGTGAACAACATCGACGTCTCCTCCTGctcg AAGGACCCGAGCGGAGGCGCTGCGTGTCTGACCGACGGAGACACCGAGACGTACTGGGAGAGTGACGGCATGCAGGGACAGCACTGGATACGCTTGCACATGAAGAGAGGAACCGTGGTcag tAAGTTGTTGTTGAGAGTGGATTCGACGGACGACACCTACATGCCCAAACGCGTGACTGTGTACGGAGGTGAAGGAGACAATCTGAAGAAATACAGCGACGTCACCATAGAAGA taatcTGAtcggagaggtgtgtgtgttagaagacATGACCACACACTTACCCATCATCGAGATCCGTATTGAGGAGTGTAGag ACGGCGGGATTGACGTGAGGATCAGAGGGCTGAAGATTAAATCCTCATGTGAGAGAGACCTGGGTCTGAACGCCGACGTGTTCAAGTCATCCAACCTGGTGCGCTACCCGCGACTGGAGGGCACGCCGCCTGACGTCCTGTACCGCCGCATGCTGGTTATCCTGAG GTTCATCACTATCCTGGACAGTCTCCTCCCTCACCTGGTTCCTGCGTGGGACTACAGCCTCGGCACCTTCAGTCAGATTAAA AATATAAAGCAGTTCCTGTTGCTGTCGAAGCGTCGCTCAGCTCTCATCATTCAGTGTCTAAAGGACTCGGAGTCGAGTAAACCCAGCTTCATGCCCCGCCTCTACATTAACCGCCGCCTGGCCATGGAGCACCGCGACAACCCCAACCTCGACCCCAACTGCAAACACGCCGTCTTCactcag gtgtacGAGGGTTTGAAGCCATCGGATAAATATGAGAAAACTCTGGATTACAG GTGGCCTGCGCGACATGATCAGTGGTGGGAATGTAAATTTATCGCAGAGGGAATCATCGATCAAG gtggaggTTTTCGGGACAGTCTGGCTGACATGTCTGAGGAGCTCTGTCCCAGTTCAGCCGAATGTCCAATCCCACTCCCATTCTTCATCAGAACCTCCAACCAG ggAGCGGGTGAAGCGAGAGATTTTTATGTGCCGAACCCGTCGTGTCGAGATTTCCAGAAGTTTGAGTGGATCGGGCAGCTGATGGGTGCGGCACTCCGAGGGAAAGACTTCCTG gtgctGGCGCTGCCTGGTCTGGTGTGGAAGCAGCTCATCGGTGAAACTGTCAGCTGGAATGAAGATTTTCCTGCGGTCGACTCTGTGCtg gtgaagCTGTTAGATGCCATGGAGCACATGGACAAAGCGACGTTTGAGTTTAAGTTTGGTCAGGAGCTGGTGTACAGCACGCCGCTGAGCGACGGCCGTCTGGTCGAGCTCATACCTGGAGGAAGCTCGGTGGTCGTGCGCTACGAGGACCGTGTGGAGTTCACCCATCTGGTGCAGAAAGCCCGGCTGGAGGAGAGTCGAGAGcag ttAGCTGCCATACAGGCAGGTCTGATGAAGGTGGTTCCTCAGGCTGTACTGGATCTTCTGACGTGGCAGGAAGTGGAGAAGAAAGTGTGTGGAGATCCAGAGATCACTGTGGAGGCTCTGAAACGACTGA CTCGTTATGAGGATTTGGATCAGAATGACGTCAGGGTGCAGCACATGTGGGAGGCGCTAACCAACTTCACCAACG